A section of the Bos indicus isolate NIAB-ARS_2022 breed Sahiwal x Tharparkar chromosome 26, NIAB-ARS_B.indTharparkar_mat_pri_1.0, whole genome shotgun sequence genome encodes:
- the CWF19L1 gene encoding CWF19-like protein 1 isoform X2: MLCSTPQFKGVDILLTSPWPKYVGNFGNSSGEVDTKKCGSALISSLATGLKPRYHFASLEKTYYERLPYRNHIVLQENAQHATRFIALANVGNPEKKKYLYAFSIVPMKLMDAAELVKQPPDVTENPYRKSGKEASTGKQTPAPEEESACQFFFDLNEKQGRKRSSTGRDSKSSPHPKQPRKPPQPPGPCWFCLASPEVEKHLVVNIGTHCYLALAKGGLSDDHVLILPIGHYQSVVELSAEVVEEVEKYKATLRRFFRSRGKRCVLFERNYKSHHLQLQVIPVPLSSCATDDIKDAFITQAQEQQIELLEIPEHSDIKQIAQPGAAYFYVELDTGEKLFHRIKKNFPLQFGREVLASEAILNIPDKSDWRKCQMSKEEEETLARRFRKDFEPFDFTVDDD; encoded by the exons ATGCTGTGTTCAACACCCCAGTTTAAGGGTGTTGATATCTTGCTCACATCCCCGTGGCCCAAGTATGTGGGGAACTTTGGGAATTCTTCT GGAGAAGTGGATACCAAAAAATGTGGCTCTGCTTTGATCTCCAGTCTTGCCACAGGCTTGAAACCAAGATATCATTTtgcttctttggaaaagacctatTATGAGAGGCTTCCATATCG AAATCACATTGTTCTACAGGAAAATGCACAGCATGCCACCAGGTTTATAGCTCTGGCAAATGttggaaatccagaaaagaaaaag TATCTTTATGCATTCAGTATTGTTCCTATGAAACTAATGGATGCAGCAGAACTGGTAAAACAGCCGCCAGATGTCACTGAAAACCCGTACAGAAAATCTGGGAAGGAAGCGTCCACAGGAAAGCAAACTCCTGCCCCTGAG gaagaatcagcctgccagtttttctttgatttaaatGAAAAGCAGGGAAGGAAGCGTTCATCTACAGGCAGAGACAGCAAGTCTTCTCCTCACCCAAAACAGCCTCGCAAACCTC CTCAGCCTCCAGGACCCTGCTGGTTTTGCCTTGCCAGCCCTGAAGTGGAAAAGCATTTGGTGGTCAACATTGGCACACAT TGCTACCTTGCCCTGGCCAAAGGAGGCTTATCTGATGACCATGTCCTCATTCTGCCCATTGGACACTACCAGTCAGTGGTGGAGCTTTCAGCAGAGGTGGTAGAAGAGGTGGAGAAGTACAAGGCTACATTGAGGAGGTTCTTTAGGAGTCGAGGCAAACGCTGTGTTCTATTTGAGAGGAATTATAAAAGCCATCACCTGCAGCTACAG GTTATTCCTGTGCCACTCAGCAGCTGTGCTACTGATGACATTAAAGACGCCTTCATCACTCAGGCACAGGAACAGCAGATAGAGCTCCTGGAAATCCCAGAGCACTCAGACATCAAGCAG ATTGCACAGCCAGGAGCAGCATATTTTTATGTTGAACTTGACACAGGAGAGAAACTTTTCCacagaattaaaaagaattttccttTGCAGTTTGGAag GGAGGTCCTGGCTAGTGAAGCTATCCTTAATATTCCTGACAAGTCTGACTGGAGGAAGTGTCAGATGagtaaggaagaggaggagactcTGGCTCGCCGCTTCCGGAAAGACTTTGAGCCCTTTGACTTCACCGTGGATGATGATTGA
- the CWF19L1 gene encoding CWF19-like protein 1 isoform X1 — protein sequence MAQKPLRLLACGDVEGKFDALFNRVRAIQKKSGNFDLLLCVGNFFGSTPDAEWEEYKTGVKKAPIQTYVLGANNQETVKYFQDVDGCELAENITYLGRKGVFTGSSGLQIVYLSGTESLNEPVPGYSFSPKDVSSLRTMLCSTPQFKGVDILLTSPWPKYVGNFGNSSGEVDTKKCGSALISSLATGLKPRYHFASLEKTYYERLPYRNHIVLQENAQHATRFIALANVGNPEKKKYLYAFSIVPMKLMDAAELVKQPPDVTENPYRKSGKEASTGKQTPAPEEESACQFFFDLNEKQGRKRSSTGRDSKSSPHPKQPRKPPQPPGPCWFCLASPEVEKHLVVNIGTHCYLALAKGGLSDDHVLILPIGHYQSVVELSAEVVEEVEKYKATLRRFFRSRGKRCVLFERNYKSHHLQLQVIPVPLSSCATDDIKDAFITQAQEQQIELLEIPEHSDIKQIAQPGAAYFYVELDTGEKLFHRIKKNFPLQFGREVLASEAILNIPDKSDWRKCQMSKEEEETLARRFRKDFEPFDFTVDDD from the exons CTTGGCATGTGGAGATGTCGAAGGAAAGTTTGATGCTTTATTCAATAGAGTTCGAGCAATTCAGAAGAAAAGTGGAAACTTTGAT CTGCTGTTGTGTGTAGGAAATTTCTTTGGCTCCACTCCAGATGCTGAATGGGAAGAATATAAAACTGGCGTCAAGAAAG CTCCTATTCAGACATATGTGCTGGGTGCCAATAACCAAGAAACAGTGAAATATTTCCAAGATGTTGATGGGTGTGAATTAGCTGAAAACATTACTTATCTGG GTCGTAAAGGTGTCTTCACTGGAAGTTCAGGACTACAGATTGTGTACCTCAGTGGGACAGAGTCCTTAAATGAGCCTGTCCCAGGTTACAGTTTCAGTCCCAAGGATGTGTCTTCCCTAAGGACAATGCTGTGTTCAACACCCCAGTTTAAGGGTGTTGATATCTTGCTCACATCCCCGTGGCCCAAGTATGTGGGGAACTTTGGGAATTCTTCT GGAGAAGTGGATACCAAAAAATGTGGCTCTGCTTTGATCTCCAGTCTTGCCACAGGCTTGAAACCAAGATATCATTTtgcttctttggaaaagacctatTATGAGAGGCTTCCATATCG AAATCACATTGTTCTACAGGAAAATGCACAGCATGCCACCAGGTTTATAGCTCTGGCAAATGttggaaatccagaaaagaaaaag TATCTTTATGCATTCAGTATTGTTCCTATGAAACTAATGGATGCAGCAGAACTGGTAAAACAGCCGCCAGATGTCACTGAAAACCCGTACAGAAAATCTGGGAAGGAAGCGTCCACAGGAAAGCAAACTCCTGCCCCTGAG gaagaatcagcctgccagtttttctttgatttaaatGAAAAGCAGGGAAGGAAGCGTTCATCTACAGGCAGAGACAGCAAGTCTTCTCCTCACCCAAAACAGCCTCGCAAACCTC CTCAGCCTCCAGGACCCTGCTGGTTTTGCCTTGCCAGCCCTGAAGTGGAAAAGCATTTGGTGGTCAACATTGGCACACAT TGCTACCTTGCCCTGGCCAAAGGAGGCTTATCTGATGACCATGTCCTCATTCTGCCCATTGGACACTACCAGTCAGTGGTGGAGCTTTCAGCAGAGGTGGTAGAAGAGGTGGAGAAGTACAAGGCTACATTGAGGAGGTTCTTTAGGAGTCGAGGCAAACGCTGTGTTCTATTTGAGAGGAATTATAAAAGCCATCACCTGCAGCTACAG GTTATTCCTGTGCCACTCAGCAGCTGTGCTACTGATGACATTAAAGACGCCTTCATCACTCAGGCACAGGAACAGCAGATAGAGCTCCTGGAAATCCCAGAGCACTCAGACATCAAGCAG ATTGCACAGCCAGGAGCAGCATATTTTTATGTTGAACTTGACACAGGAGAGAAACTTTTCCacagaattaaaaagaattttccttTGCAGTTTGGAag GGAGGTCCTGGCTAGTGAAGCTATCCTTAATATTCCTGACAAGTCTGACTGGAGGAAGTGTCAGATGagtaaggaagaggaggagactcTGGCTCGCCGCTTCCGGAAAGACTTTGAGCCCTTTGACTTCACCGTGGATGATGATTGA